From Longimicrobiaceae bacterium, the proteins below share one genomic window:
- a CDS encoding ubiquitin-like small modifier protein 1, whose amino-acid sequence MGITVALPGALLPYAGGRSEVTLEDGCRTVGDALGALAARHAGVVDRVMDESGAVRQHVNVFVDGDNIRFLDGLDSAVADGSTITIFAAVSGG is encoded by the coding sequence ATGGGAATCACCGTGGCGCTGCCGGGCGCGTTACTGCCGTACGCGGGCGGACGCTCGGAGGTGACGCTGGAGGACGGCTGCCGCACGGTGGGCGACGCGCTGGGTGCGCTGGCCGCGCGCCACGCGGGCGTGGTGGACCGCGTGATGGACGAGAGCGGCGCCGTCCGCCAGCACGTGAACGTCTTCGTGGACGGCGACAACATCCGCTTCCTCGACGGCCTGGACTCCGCCGTCGCCGACGGCAGCACCATCACCATCTTCGCCGCCGTCAGCGGCGGGTGA